The Methanofervidicoccus sp. A16 genome has a segment encoding these proteins:
- the crcB gene encoding fluoride efflux transporter CrcB, whose translation MLELSQNLKEILLIGLGGFLGAVTRYILSNTIPVVFEMPLGTFGVNLIGSFIMGFFMYSPLNEIYPQYRFLIVTGFCGALSTFSTFSYENLFLLEKGFIIKVVLNILLNVVGCILAVYLGKSLSISLFGEV comes from the coding sequence ATGTTGGAGTTGTCCCAAAATCTGAAAGAGATTCTTTTAATTGGACTTGGAGGATTCCTTGGAGCAGTGACTAGGTATATTTTAAGTAACACAATACCTGTTGTATTTGAAATGCCCCTAGGAACCTTCGGAGTTAATTTAATAGGTAGTTTTATAATGGGATTCTTTATGTACTCACCTTTGAATGAGATCTATCCCCAGTATAGGTTTCTTATAGTCACAGGATTCTGTGGAGCCCTATCTACCTTCTCTACATTCAGTTATGAAAATCTCTTCCTATTGGAAAAGGGTTTTATCATTAAGGTAGTATTGAATATCCTCTTAAATGTTGTAGGGTGTATATTGGCAGTGTATTTAGGTAAATCCCTCTCTATCTCCCTCTTTGGAGAGGTATAA
- the proS gene encoding proline--tRNA ligase — protein sequence MENFSEWYSEILERAEIYDVRYPIKGCGVYLPYGFKIRRYTFDILRRLLEERGHEEVLFPLLIPEDLLAKEGEHIKGFEDEVFWVTHGGKKPLEVKLALRPTSETSIYYMMKLWIKVHKDLPIKLFQVVNTFRYETKHTRPLIRLREIMTFKEAHTAHATMEDAENQVKEAIEIYKEFFHELGIPVIVSRRPEWDKFPGAEYTVAFDTIFPDGRAIQIGTVHNLGQNFSKTFDLEFETLEGGKDYVYQTCYGISDRAIASIIAIHGDEKGLILPPNVAPIQVVIVPLLFKGKREIVENKATELYNLLKETGIRVKIDDRDIRPGRKFNDWELRGVPVRIEVGPKDVENKMVTIYRRDTGEKYQIKEEEVKDEILNLLERIKDNLRERAKERMEKYITLVDYTEDAPIEEVGNRVKEILKEKKGIALIPYSESIYNEDFEEKIEASILGTTEYNGEKYIAVGRTY from the coding sequence TTGGAGAATTTCTCAGAGTGGTACAGTGAAATATTGGAGAGGGCTGAAATATACGATGTTAGATATCCTATAAAGGGCTGTGGTGTCTACCTACCATATGGATTTAAGATTAGGAGATATACCTTTGATATATTACGAAGGCTATTAGAGGAAAGGGGGCATGAGGAGGTCCTCTTTCCCCTACTTATTCCTGAGGATCTTCTTGCAAAGGAGGGAGAACATATAAAGGGATTTGAGGACGAGGTATTCTGGGTAACCCATGGGGGGAAAAAGCCCCTAGAGGTAAAACTTGCACTGAGACCTACCTCTGAGACATCCATATACTATATGATGAAACTGTGGATAAAGGTACATAAGGACCTCCCTATAAAACTATTCCAGGTTGTAAATACCTTCAGATACGAGACAAAACATACAAGACCCCTTATAAGGTTGAGAGAGATAATGACATTTAAGGAGGCACATACCGCCCATGCAACAATGGAAGATGCTGAAAATCAGGTTAAAGAGGCTATAGAGATATACAAAGAGTTTTTCCATGAGTTAGGCATTCCAGTTATTGTATCTAGGAGGCCAGAGTGGGATAAATTCCCAGGTGCTGAGTATACAGTAGCCTTTGATACCATATTCCCAGATGGTAGAGCGATACAGATAGGTACTGTCCATAATTTGGGACAGAACTTTTCAAAGACTTTTGATTTAGAGTTTGAAACATTAGAAGGAGGAAAAGATTACGTTTATCAAACATGCTACGGTATATCTGACAGGGCAATAGCCTCAATTATAGCAATCCATGGAGATGAGAAAGGCCTTATTCTACCTCCTAACGTCGCTCCAATCCAGGTGGTTATAGTACCTCTACTGTTTAAGGGAAAGAGAGAGATTGTAGAAAATAAAGCAACAGAGTTGTACAACCTGTTAAAGGAAACAGGGATCAGAGTAAAAATAGACGATAGAGACATTAGACCAGGGAGGAAGTTCAACGACTGGGAACTTAGAGGGGTGCCAGTTAGGATAGAGGTGGGTCCAAAGGACGTAGAGAATAAGATGGTTACTATCTACAGGAGAGATACAGGGGAGAAGTATCAAATAAAAGAAGAGGAGGTTAAAGATGAAATATTAAATCTCCTAGAGAGGATAAAGGATAACCTGAGAGAGAGGGCTAAAGAGAGGATGGAAAAATACATTACCCTTGTAGATTACACCGAAGATGCTCCAATTGAAGAGGTTGGAAACAGAGTTAAAGAAATACTTAAGGAGAAAAAAGGAATAGCCTTAATACCTTACAGTGAGAGTATCTATAATGAAGACTTTGAGGAGAAGATAGAGGCGTCCATTCTTGGAACAACTGAATACAATGGGGAAAAATACATTGCAGTGGGAAGAACATATTAA
- the sppA gene encoding signal peptide peptidase SppA: MDRKYVIVGIFLLIVLLLLTLIIGATVLFIGVGEISGGNIARIDIEGMLILRPQDSSFFKEDIGVEDYIEALDRAEKDPTIKAIILRVNSPGGEVIASEKLARKVKEVSKKKPVIAYIETVGASGAYMAIAPATCIVAEKHSIVGSIGVRMDMIQYYELMRKLGVNVTVIKAGKYKDIGSPYRPLTPEEKEYLESIINEIYMDFVKWVAENRNMTVEETLKVADGKIYSGYGAKKVGLVDYIGTEEDAVEMAKKLANISNPAIVDYTPHTYTGFFNLMSQLIYNLGYGIGKGFGEEIDEEAYMFFPQ, from the coding sequence ATGGACAGAAAGTATGTCATAGTGGGGATATTTTTATTGATAGTACTACTACTATTGACTCTTATTATTGGAGCTACTGTACTATTTATAGGCGTAGGTGAGATTTCGGGAGGGAATATTGCGAGGATAGATATAGAGGGAATGTTAATACTTCGCCCCCAGGATAGCTCTTTCTTTAAAGAGGATATCGGTGTTGAGGACTATATAGAGGCTTTAGATAGGGCAGAAAAAGACCCCACCATTAAAGCAATAATCTTAAGGGTAAATAGTCCTGGGGGAGAGGTTATAGCAAGTGAGAAACTTGCAAGAAAGGTCAAAGAAGTATCTAAGAAGAAACCTGTTATAGCCTATATTGAAACTGTAGGTGCATCGGGAGCCTATATGGCAATAGCACCTGCAACCTGTATAGTGGCAGAAAAACACTCTATCGTCGGCAGTATTGGAGTTAGAATGGATATGATCCAGTACTATGAACTTATGAGAAAACTTGGTGTAAATGTAACTGTAATAAAGGCTGGAAAATACAAAGATATAGGATCTCCCTATAGACCTTTAACACCAGAGGAAAAGGAGTACTTAGAGAGTATAATAAACGAGATCTATATGGATTTTGTTAAATGGGTTGCAGAGAACAGAAACATGACAGTTGAAGAGACACTGAAAGTTGCTGATGGTAAGATATACTCAGGATATGGTGCTAAAAAAGTTGGTCTTGTGGACTACATAGGAACTGAAGAGGATGCTGTGGAAATGGCCAAGAAATTGGCAAATATATCCAACCCAGCGATTGTTGATTATACGCCCCACACATACACTGGATTTTTTAACCTAATGTCACAGTTGATATATAATTTAGGTTATGGGATAGGAAAGGGATTTGGTGAAGAGATAGATGAAGAGGCATATATGTTCTTCCCTCAATGA
- a CDS encoding winged helix-turn-helix domain-containing protein, whose amino-acid sequence MIRWTAYKIRPEEFLENEVVDNTLIIEGKRIHRVRILGEVKKVSETSILMFELEGGVIVKDFEKKGKDIKEKDLIDVIGRVSQFEGSPYISLELYKIRNENRDKWRELRDLEIEITRKYMEDEGEKSPKDYSEGDKEDLISEEMFEDVYREEGDIKDMVLKIIKDRESVGYEELLKIVKIDEYELDKILEELLEEGYIYEPKAGIYKAVQ is encoded by the coding sequence ATGATAAGATGGACTGCATACAAGATTAGACCAGAAGAGTTCTTAGAAAATGAGGTGGTAGATAATACCTTAATTATAGAGGGTAAGAGAATACATCGTGTTAGGATACTGGGAGAAGTAAAGAAAGTATCTGAAACCTCCATACTTATGTTTGAATTAGAGGGAGGTGTAATTGTTAAAGATTTTGAAAAGAAAGGAAAGGATATTAAAGAGAAGGATCTTATAGATGTGATTGGAAGAGTTAGTCAATTTGAAGGATCTCCTTATATTTCTTTAGAACTTTATAAGATAAGGAATGAGAATAGGGATAAATGGAGGGAATTAAGAGATCTGGAGATTGAAATAACAAGGAAGTATATGGAGGATGAAGGTGAAAAGAGCCCTAAAGATTACAGTGAAGGCGATAAGGAGGATTTAATAAGTGAGGAGATGTTTGAAGACGTATACAGAGAAGAGGGGGATATAAAAGATATGGTTTTAAAAATAATAAAGGATAGAGAGTCTGTGGGATATGAGGAGTTGTTAAAGATAGTTAAAATAGACGAATATGAACTTGACAAAATTCTGGAAGAGTTGCTGGAGGAAGGTTACATATACGAACCTAAAGCCGGTATTTATAAAGCAGTACAATAA
- a CDS encoding sulfurtransferase TusA family protein, with the protein MIREISVKGLRSPEILVESVLRKMKKGLLIVETDGEHQIKAIKDLADKMDYKVEVDNNIVKIHVGDIETSKSINVVGATCPGPIMIVSDILEKMNVGEVLEIIAGKNALTDLTEGLKGIGHEILSVEELEDGNYRILVKKGEKKKEDLKSVNIDEIFIINTTGTGNAERAYSTFMMADIALRMKLKPTIFLMLDGASLAQKGECDKVKHPAFPKLSDLVKDVVKKGVKIYVCELSAEFRGITRENLDEGFEIAGAPTFFNYLSKPNVRPVWL; encoded by the coding sequence ATGATAAGAGAGATATCAGTTAAGGGCCTAAGAAGTCCTGAGATACTTGTTGAATCTGTACTCAGGAAGATGAAGAAGGGACTACTTATTGTTGAAACAGATGGGGAGCATCAGATAAAGGCTATAAAGGATCTTGCAGATAAGATGGACTACAAGGTAGAGGTTGACAACAACATCGTTAAAATACACGTTGGAGATATCGAAACTTCTAAATCTATAAACGTTGTTGGGGCAACCTGTCCAGGGCCTATAATGATAGTATCTGATATACTGGAGAAGATGAATGTTGGAGAGGTATTGGAGATAATAGCAGGTAAAAATGCTCTAACAGATCTAACAGAGGGACTGAAAGGTATTGGTCATGAGATACTCTCTGTTGAGGAACTGGAAGATGGGAACTATAGAATACTGGTGAAGAAGGGAGAGAAGAAAAAGGAGGATCTTAAATCTGTAAATATAGATGAAATATTTATCATAAACACCACAGGTACTGGAAATGCAGAGAGAGCGTACTCCACCTTTATGATGGCAGATATTGCCCTAAGGATGAAGTTGAAACCAACTATATTTCTCATGTTAGACGGTGCCAGTTTAGCCCAGAAAGGTGAATGTGATAAGGTAAAACATCCAGCATTTCCCAAGTTAAGTGATCTAGTGAAGGATGTTGTAAAGAAGGGAGTCAAGATCTACGTATGTGAGTTAAGTGCAGAGTTTAGAGGGATCACTAGAGAGAATCTAGACGAAGGTTTCGAAATTGCAGGGGCACCTACATTCTTTAACTACCTCTCAAAACCTAACGTTAGGCCTGTGTGGTTGTAA
- a CDS encoding DUF89 domain-containing protein, which translates to MKIKPECAICIVRQVVDAVKEISKEEEVQFKLVSSTLSCIKEVYGPDAVPAWMGTKVHRYLKRISGNKDPYRCLKDRANKLAMEYLKSIEEDLKKYKDKPPLERLRYKVKLAIAGNVIDFGPYSTDVDIDRKLKETLEGELKIDHSRELFQDLKKYNKILYICDNAGEITFDKILIEELKEYCEVIASVKGGPILNDATLEDAKYVGLDKVVKVITTGYDVIGIDLEESSEEFLREFERADIIIAKGMGNFESLTEYSIDKPIYYIFKAKCSPVAQFVGVEVGDNILLKY; encoded by the coding sequence TTGAAGATTAAACCAGAGTGCGCCATATGTATTGTAAGGCAGGTTGTAGATGCTGTTAAGGAGATATCCAAGGAGGAGGAAGTACAGTTTAAACTGGTGAGTTCTACCCTCTCATGTATAAAGGAGGTTTATGGTCCTGACGCTGTTCCCGCCTGGATGGGAACTAAGGTACATAGATACCTTAAAAGGATAAGTGGCAACAAGGATCCCTACAGGTGTCTAAAAGATAGGGCCAATAAGTTGGCTATGGAATATCTTAAGAGTATAGAGGAGGATCTAAAAAAGTACAAGGATAAACCTCCATTGGAGAGATTAAGGTATAAGGTAAAATTAGCCATTGCAGGAAATGTAATTGACTTTGGTCCCTATAGTACAGATGTGGACATAGATAGGAAGTTAAAGGAGACCTTAGAGGGAGAGTTAAAGATCGATCACAGTAGGGAACTATTTCAGGATCTAAAGAAGTATAATAAAATACTCTATATATGTGATAACGCAGGTGAGATAACCTTTGATAAGATACTCATTGAAGAGTTAAAGGAATACTGTGAAGTTATAGCCTCTGTAAAAGGAGGTCCTATATTGAACGATGCTACACTGGAAGATGCTAAATACGTAGGTCTCGATAAGGTGGTAAAGGTAATAACCACAGGTTATGATGTTATAGGAATTGATTTAGAAGAATCCTCTGAGGAGTTCTTAAGGGAGTTTGAGAGGGCAGATATAATTATTGCCAAGGGAATGGGCAACTTTGAGAGTTTAACTGAGTACTCCATTGATAAACCAATATACTATATATTTAAGGCTAAGTGTTCCCCTGTAGCCCAGTTTGTAGGTGTTGAGGTTGGAGATAATATACTTTTAAAATATTAA
- a CDS encoding DUF5400 domain-containing protein translates to MGDSVVSLVSLAVLFGSMLSGFATFRLTGMRLMPHFVSLILAFIFTLLSLIFSNSIIFYLAILLQILTPLTICSTICNILKTQFQNTGIYSAHLGFMGMLLILALGNLLFF, encoded by the coding sequence TTGGGTGATAGTGTAGTATCCTTAGTATCTTTAGCTGTACTTTTTGGTAGTATGCTCTCAGGATTTGCTACCTTTAGATTAACAGGAATGAGACTTATGCCTCACTTTGTATCTTTAATACTTGCCTTTATATTTACTTTACTTTCACTGATATTTTCTAACAGTATAATATTTTACCTTGCAATACTTCTACAGATACTCACTCCACTTACTATATGTAGTACTATCTGTAATATACTAAAAACACAGTTCCAAAATACTGGGATATACTCTGCCCATCTTGGTTTTATGGGTATGTTGTTGATTTTAGCACTGGGTAATTTACTGTTCTTCTAA
- a CDS encoding AAA family ATPase, producing MEIGILDIKGSLPCFENFGDLPTLAVNEDNIHTIKDLDMLIIPGGSLIESFSLNERLKKYLLEFDGILFGVCSGFQVLSKRVDIGRKSQYPIFREGLGLLDVEFSPLICTDRVEFKLMDNCIFGKCGDRGEGFHCHTYGDIKLGKGVKVLTRSKVKKLNYRYLKEESYIVSGVYWKNIYGTMVHGFLDNENIKRSLLESLGVDEEEYKAILNKNRDLKEKLKRKSIIYPNRKRHEKEEEENKKRGVILLSTGSQSGKTFLLTSIVSKLDGKTFVAKIGPDVRDIVPSLYILREPMLKYSSIKIGDRGWCDVEEFLRFVEESDYKYYIVEGVMGAFTGALREKNYSSAEVSKLLGFPVYVISSCSKGGIEGAFVEGLSYYSLLKSMGVDVRGIILNRVYDFQIFEKVRKIGEEIGVKVIGVKKGEGGDSRGFIPEVEIDYESFCRSAMGLDFELEIPLIDTDKRMKEGKNFEYYLKKWAHKFLDLDMSL from the coding sequence ATGGAAATTGGAATATTGGATATAAAAGGATCCCTTCCATGTTTTGAAAACTTTGGAGATCTGCCTACCTTAGCAGTTAACGAGGATAATATCCATACTATTAAAGATTTAGATATGTTGATAATACCAGGAGGCAGTCTTATAGAAAGTTTCTCTCTAAATGAGAGATTAAAAAAATACCTTCTAGAATTTGATGGGATACTATTCGGAGTATGTAGTGGGTTTCAGGTACTATCTAAAAGGGTGGATATAGGGAGGAAAAGCCAGTATCCAATATTCAGGGAGGGGTTAGGTCTGTTAGATGTGGAATTTTCTCCCTTAATATGTACAGATAGGGTAGAGTTTAAATTGATGGATAACTGTATCTTTGGAAAATGTGGAGATAGGGGAGAAGGGTTCCACTGTCATACCTACGGAGATATAAAGTTAGGTAAGGGGGTGAAGGTACTAACAAGGTCCAAAGTTAAAAAGTTGAACTATAGGTATCTTAAAGAGGAGAGTTATATAGTCTCTGGAGTATATTGGAAGAATATATACGGTACTATGGTTCATGGATTTTTAGATAACGAAAATATAAAGAGGAGTTTATTGGAGAGTTTAGGAGTAGATGAGGAGGAGTATAAGGCTATACTAAATAAGAATAGGGATTTAAAAGAGAAGTTGAAAAGAAAATCTATAATATACCCCAATAGAAAAAGACATGAGAAAGAAGAAGAGGAAAATAAAAAAAGAGGAGTAATTCTCCTATCTACAGGTTCCCAATCTGGAAAAACTTTTTTATTAACTAGTATAGTCTCCAAATTAGATGGAAAAACGTTTGTTGCGAAGATCGGTCCTGATGTTAGGGATATCGTTCCATCCCTCTATATCTTAAGGGAGCCTATGTTGAAGTACAGTAGTATAAAAATTGGAGATAGAGGATGGTGTGATGTTGAGGAGTTTTTAAGGTTTGTTGAGGAGTCTGATTATAAGTACTATATAGTGGAGGGCGTTATGGGTGCCTTTACAGGTGCCCTAAGGGAAAAGAACTACAGTAGTGCTGAGGTGTCAAAACTTCTAGGTTTTCCAGTGTATGTTATATCCTCCTGTAGTAAAGGGGGTATTGAGGGAGCCTTTGTAGAGGGTTTAAGTTATTACTCCCTTCTAAAGAGTATGGGGGTGGATGTAAGGGGCATAATATTAAACAGGGTTTACGACTTTCAGATCTTTGAGAAGGTTAGGAAGATAGGAGAGGAGATAGGGGTAAAGGTAATAGGTGTTAAAAAGGGAGAGGGTGGGGATAGTAGAGGATTTATACCTGAGGTAGAGATAGACTACGAGAGTTTCTGTAGAAGTGCCATGGGGTTAGACTTTGAGTTGGAGATTCCTCTAATAGATACAGATAAGAGGATGAAGGAGGGTAAAAACTTTGAATACTATCTTAAAAAGTGGGCTCATAAGTTTTTAGATTTAGATATGTCATTGTAA